A part of Geothrix oryzae genomic DNA contains:
- a CDS encoding tetratricopeptide repeat protein: MPDVRLPLLGALLAASLHAAPPDDARALMLQARALQLRGGGEDPAAAAALYKRVVALVPGSAEAHLRLSEALQEAQDPAAALASARRAVELAPGNAEARAHLGLLLYQLAQKDPARWPEAAKELRAATILLPQDPELWARLGETSEQVKDGEGALRAWLRLGRIRPSFMPAWEHAAIQARAQQNYEGRRESVLALNARNPEDRHLRMLEELAREQIQAGYLAHAEESFLLLARHLPQEPGLWENVALVRLQTSRFEEALETLARAEALKPTPRLSFNTALAQMNLGQFPAAEARLRKLVDQDIEEARIADGAQALYAEALLLQGKGRELLDFLRHHPARPRVAGELQVFTCQAHISGNDWKSALASLQEGIAKFPKVPFFQQASELPPKYLEYRFFARKEARAALEQLHLEGMAAIWSEFRRWDKCLECLEKARTLGPVRGADILIMQSSAYEQVGRPDDSLRVLREAQKMDPTNPLVQNNLGYLLLERELNLEEAATLIEASAKATPDNGNVVDSLGWAQFKLGRLDEAEATLRRAAEVSPFSPEVRKHLGEVLVKQGKLAEAAEQWERALAFVFPDRSALEKRLGELRIRMAKEQAKKVQETPPPVSGVDPVPDPVPDDDGEDQP, encoded by the coding sequence GTGCCTGATGTCCGACTCCCCCTCCTCGGGGCCCTCCTCGCGGCCTCCCTTCACGCCGCGCCTCCGGACGATGCGCGCGCGCTGATGCTCCAGGCCCGCGCCCTCCAGCTGCGGGGCGGGGGCGAGGATCCCGCCGCGGCGGCGGCGCTCTACAAGCGCGTGGTGGCCCTGGTGCCGGGCAGCGCGGAGGCCCACCTGCGGCTGTCCGAGGCCCTCCAGGAAGCCCAGGATCCAGCCGCCGCGCTGGCCTCGGCCCGCCGGGCCGTGGAATTGGCGCCGGGCAATGCCGAGGCCCGGGCCCACCTGGGCCTGCTGCTCTACCAGCTCGCCCAGAAGGATCCGGCGCGGTGGCCGGAAGCCGCGAAGGAGCTGCGGGCGGCGACCATCCTGCTGCCCCAGGATCCCGAGCTCTGGGCCCGCCTGGGGGAGACCTCCGAGCAGGTGAAGGACGGCGAAGGGGCCCTGCGTGCCTGGCTCCGCCTGGGCCGCATCCGCCCGAGCTTCATGCCGGCCTGGGAACATGCGGCCATCCAGGCGCGGGCCCAGCAGAACTACGAGGGACGGCGGGAGTCGGTGCTGGCCCTGAACGCCCGGAATCCCGAGGATCGCCACCTCCGCATGCTGGAGGAGCTGGCCCGGGAGCAGATCCAGGCCGGTTATCTGGCGCACGCCGAAGAGAGCTTCCTGCTCCTGGCCCGGCACCTGCCCCAGGAACCCGGGCTTTGGGAGAATGTGGCCCTGGTGAGGCTGCAGACCTCCCGGTTCGAGGAGGCCCTGGAGACCCTGGCCCGCGCGGAGGCCCTGAAGCCCACGCCCCGCCTCTCCTTCAACACGGCGCTGGCCCAGATGAACCTGGGGCAGTTCCCGGCGGCCGAAGCGCGGCTCCGGAAGCTGGTGGACCAGGACATCGAGGAGGCGCGCATCGCCGACGGGGCCCAGGCCCTCTATGCCGAGGCCCTCCTCCTCCAGGGCAAGGGGCGCGAGCTGCTGGATTTCCTGCGCCACCACCCGGCGCGGCCCCGGGTCGCGGGCGAACTCCAGGTCTTCACCTGCCAGGCCCACATCAGCGGCAACGACTGGAAGAGCGCGCTGGCCTCCTTGCAGGAGGGCATCGCAAAGTTCCCCAAGGTGCCCTTCTTCCAGCAGGCCTCCGAGCTTCCGCCCAAGTATCTGGAGTACCGGTTCTTCGCCCGCAAGGAGGCCCGTGCGGCCCTCGAGCAGCTCCATCTCGAGGGCATGGCCGCCATCTGGTCCGAATTCCGGCGCTGGGACAAGTGCCTCGAGTGCCTCGAGAAGGCCCGGACCCTGGGGCCCGTGCGGGGCGCGGACATCCTGATCATGCAGAGCAGCGCCTACGAGCAGGTGGGCCGTCCCGACGATTCGCTGCGGGTGCTGCGCGAGGCCCAGAAGATGGACCCGACCAATCCCCTGGTGCAGAACAACCTCGGCTACCTCCTCCTGGAGCGGGAACTGAACCTGGAGGAGGCCGCAACCCTCATCGAGGCCAGCGCCAAGGCCACGCCGGACAACGGCAATGTGGTGGACAGCCTGGGCTGGGCCCAGTTCAAGCTGGGCCGCCTCGACGAGGCCGAAGCCACCCTCCGCCGCGCGGCGGAGGTGAGCCCGTTCAGTCCCGAGGTCCGCAAGCACCTCGGCGAAGTCCTGGTGAAGCAGGGGAAGCTGGCCGAAGCCGCCGAGCAGTGGGAGCGCGCCCTGGCCTTCGTCTTCCCGGACCGGAGCGCCCTGGAGAAGCGCCTGGGCGAGCTCCGCATCCGCATGGCCAAGGAGCAGGCCAAGAAGGTCCAGGAGACCCCTCCTCCGGTGTCGGGCGTCGATCCCGTGCCTGATCCCGTGCCCGACGACGACGGGGAGGACCAGCCTTGA
- a CDS encoding 3-dehydroquinate synthase has protein sequence MRLATPSGFATEVFLLEAPDKGLLPDGHWTLVGDMRLREAWTGAGMPEPGDALWVTVPEEEKKLRTVIPWLEHWARVPLHRDATVVALGGGVVSDLVGLGAALYLRGVAWQVWPTTLLAMADASLGGKTGADLAAGKNLVGAFHPPKRLVACTGFLKDLPARHLENGRWELIKTALILGEMAWAMEMLQDGPVRFAWVERALAYKAGVVHRDPREAGERRLLNLGHTLGHALEAASGYRLLHGEAVGLGLLGACLLAEEQGLKSFPPDLLDLLVRRLTPLAPLIAPWPACLPLLHRDKKAKRASGHTEEAPATEIHCILPRPGESAIQRALAPRVWEVPHARLIDLLDREAHRA, from the coding sequence ATGAGGCTCGCCACGCCCTCCGGCTTCGCCACGGAGGTCTTCCTGCTGGAGGCCCCGGACAAGGGCCTGTTGCCGGATGGCCACTGGACCCTGGTGGGCGACATGCGCCTGCGGGAGGCCTGGACCGGCGCGGGCATGCCCGAGCCGGGCGATGCCCTGTGGGTGACGGTGCCCGAAGAGGAGAAGAAGCTGCGCACCGTGATCCCCTGGCTGGAGCATTGGGCCCGCGTGCCCCTCCACCGGGACGCTACGGTCGTGGCCCTGGGCGGCGGCGTGGTCTCGGACCTGGTGGGGCTGGGCGCGGCGCTCTACCTGCGCGGCGTGGCCTGGCAGGTCTGGCCCACGACCCTTCTGGCCATGGCGGATGCCTCCCTGGGAGGCAAGACCGGCGCGGATCTGGCCGCCGGCAAGAATCTGGTGGGAGCCTTCCACCCCCCCAAGCGCCTCGTGGCCTGCACCGGATTCCTGAAGGACCTCCCTGCGCGCCACCTCGAGAACGGCCGCTGGGAGCTGATCAAGACCGCCCTGATCCTGGGCGAGATGGCCTGGGCGATGGAGATGCTCCAGGACGGGCCGGTCCGGTTCGCCTGGGTGGAGCGGGCCCTCGCCTACAAGGCCGGGGTGGTGCACCGCGATCCCCGCGAGGCGGGCGAGCGGCGCCTGCTGAACCTGGGCCACACCCTCGGTCATGCCCTCGAAGCCGCCTCGGGCTACCGGCTGCTCCATGGCGAGGCGGTGGGGCTGGGTCTGCTGGGCGCCTGCCTGCTGGCGGAGGAGCAGGGCCTGAAGTCCTTCCCCCCGGACCTTCTCGACCTCCTGGTCCGGCGCCTGACACCCCTGGCGCCCCTCATCGCCCCCTGGCCCGCCTGCCTGCCGCTGCTGCACCGCGACAAGAAGGCCAAGCGCGCGTCCGGCCACACCGAGGAGGCGCCCGCCACGGAAATCCACTGCATCCTGCCGCGCCCCGGCGAATCCGCGATCCAGCGCGCGCTGGCGCCCCGCGTCTGGGAAGTCCCCCATGCCCGTCTCATCGACCTGCTCGACCGCGAGGCCCACCGTGCCTGA
- a CDS encoding MFS transporter encodes MKTQRSAGVLRSFPPVFWLANVMELFERAAYYGLNSVLAVYLTNQVAAGGLGFTEQSVGFLQSLIYAFTYVIPIAGGALADRYGYRRMLLFAFSILAAGYFIAGNVTSYGAVFAALLVMATGAGLFKPIISGTLARSTTEENSGFGFGIYYWMINIGAFLAPLIVSVLKGFSWRYVFIASAVYCAAMLLPTIFLFKDPPKPENTKSLREVAHGAAMVLGDARFMLMIVVYSGFWILYFQNFGSVLWYLRDFVDATPVNAFFASMGIPLKFDAEHVTVVNGGTIILLQVLVSRIVKKTRPLPTMVAGIVIGTVGFLCLAASTNAWVFILGISVFSIGEMTAHPKYYSYVGLVAPADKKAVYMGYAFLYGVIGSLIGSSLGGMLYGSMLKPLVGQPGAAAAARTFWLLFVALNVLAAIGLIFYDRIFAEDTPETNAKARKVMLGIYALLLVLGLLFLRSAVFGGAEISYKTMVQAVIMLILGASGTAVSLRKP; translated from the coding sequence ATGAAGACTCAACGATCCGCCGGTGTCCTCCGCTCCTTCCCGCCCGTCTTCTGGCTGGCGAATGTCATGGAGCTCTTCGAGCGCGCGGCCTATTACGGCCTCAACTCGGTGCTCGCCGTCTACCTCACCAACCAGGTGGCGGCGGGGGGCCTGGGCTTCACCGAGCAATCGGTCGGCTTCCTCCAGAGCCTGATCTACGCCTTCACCTATGTCATCCCCATCGCGGGGGGCGCCCTGGCCGACCGCTACGGCTACCGGCGCATGCTGCTCTTCGCCTTCTCGATCCTGGCGGCGGGCTACTTCATCGCCGGGAATGTCACCTCCTACGGGGCCGTGTTCGCGGCGCTCCTGGTGATGGCCACGGGCGCCGGCCTGTTCAAGCCCATCATCTCGGGGACCCTGGCCCGGAGCACCACCGAGGAGAACTCGGGGTTCGGCTTCGGGATCTACTACTGGATGATCAACATCGGGGCCTTCCTGGCGCCGCTCATCGTCAGCGTGCTGAAGGGCTTCTCCTGGCGCTATGTCTTCATCGCCTCCGCGGTCTACTGCGCCGCCATGCTGCTGCCGACGATCTTCCTCTTCAAGGATCCGCCCAAACCGGAGAACACCAAGAGCCTCCGGGAGGTCGCCCACGGCGCGGCCATGGTGCTGGGCGACGCGCGCTTCATGCTGATGATCGTCGTCTATTCCGGCTTCTGGATCCTCTACTTCCAGAACTTCGGATCCGTGCTGTGGTACCTCCGCGACTTCGTGGACGCCACGCCCGTGAACGCGTTCTTCGCGTCGATGGGCATCCCCCTCAAGTTCGACGCGGAGCATGTCACGGTGGTCAACGGCGGGACCATCATCCTGCTCCAGGTGCTCGTCAGCCGGATCGTCAAGAAGACCCGGCCGCTGCCGACCATGGTGGCGGGCATCGTGATCGGGACCGTGGGCTTCCTGTGCCTCGCCGCCTCCACCAATGCCTGGGTCTTCATCCTCGGCATCTCGGTGTTCTCCATCGGGGAGATGACCGCCCATCCGAAGTACTACAGCTATGTGGGCCTGGTGGCCCCGGCGGACAAGAAGGCCGTCTACATGGGCTACGCCTTCCTGTACGGCGTGATCGGCAGCCTCATCGGATCGAGCCTGGGCGGCATGCTCTACGGCTCCATGCTCAAGCCCCTGGTGGGGCAGCCCGGCGCCGCGGCGGCCGCGCGGACCTTCTGGCTCCTCTTCGTCGCCCTCAATGTGCTGGCCGCCATCGGCCTGATCTTCTACGACCGGATCTTCGCCGAGGACACGCCGGAGACGAACGCCAAGGCCCGGAAGGTGATGCTGGGGATCTACGCCCTGCTGCTCGTCCTGGGCCTGCTGTTCCTGCGGTCCGCGGTCTTCGGCGGCGCGGAGATTTCCTACAAGACGATGGTCCAGGCCGTGATCATGCTGATCCTCGGCGCCAGCGGCACCGCGGTGAGCCTCCGGAAGCCCTAA
- a CDS encoding PilZ domain-containing protein gives MGHASSLSAPVLEQFLIQARLTKAVGSLRLQGVNSRLLGDLHIHGFRPGSVLELSGLHPRDSVPPEGTAVALTILLGDEVLTLESLLLPPVLDEAGNTLLRLDWPHESAHLHHRRNLRVAAPDQSPLKVKVAHGGRQYEALLVNLTETGVGLALEEPLMVDLHDAVEIDAELPDGTLLHCPGEVLHLIYLEGQPHPTRLGLILQPRPDTDLEAIHRFIQARRTDRSQSFRKS, from the coding sequence ATGGGACACGCATCCTCTCTGTCCGCTCCCGTGCTCGAGCAGTTCCTCATCCAGGCCCGGCTCACCAAGGCCGTGGGGAGCCTGAGGCTCCAGGGCGTCAACTCCCGCCTGCTGGGGGATCTGCACATCCATGGATTCCGTCCGGGATCGGTCCTGGAGCTGTCCGGCCTCCACCCCCGCGATTCGGTGCCCCCAGAGGGCACGGCCGTGGCCCTTACAATCCTCCTGGGCGACGAAGTACTCACGCTCGAGTCCCTCCTCCTCCCCCCCGTACTCGACGAGGCCGGCAACACCCTCCTGCGCCTGGACTGGCCGCACGAATCAGCGCACCTCCACCACCGGCGGAACCTGCGGGTGGCCGCGCCCGACCAGTCGCCCCTGAAAGTGAAGGTGGCGCACGGCGGGCGCCAGTACGAAGCGCTGCTGGTGAACCTCACGGAGACCGGCGTGGGGCTCGCCCTGGAGGAGCCCCTGATGGTGGACCTCCACGACGCCGTCGAGATCGATGCGGAGCTGCCGGATGGCACCCTCCTGCATTGCCCCGGCGAGGTGCTGCACCTCATCTACCTCGAAGGTCAGCCCCACCCCACCCGCCTGGGCCTCATCCTGCAGCCCCGGCCCGATACGGATCTCGAGGCCATCCACCGCTTCATCCAGGCCCGGCGCACCGACCGCTCGCAGAGCTTCCGGAAGAGCTGA
- a CDS encoding thiamine phosphate synthase, which yields MLSLPPLYPITDASLVEPLSAQIRRLGEAGFPLVQFRGKPLGAKEQWIELRTALAEAAANGGWPMVCVNDRADLALLAAREGLVPWGLHLGQGDLPAAEAKRLPGLAEAHLGASTHEAGEWEAVDAACDHAGVGPFRGTRTKAGHAAPIGLEGLRAGCAALRAQDLAPVAIGGLTLADAAACFEAGAESLAMVGEVHRTDDPAALGWEVQRQRWRVRPPFRRGQGLAIVGGSGAGKTTLGRELARRLALPFHDLDGAIEAREGRPVAAIFSAGGESAFRALESALLPDLLATPAVVALGGGAWESPVNREAVRTAGFAPLWLAEAPARAWVRAGQDPNRPLAQDRAAFMARWAARQPAWSLAPMALAFGHSSRELASALLDW from the coding sequence ATGCTCTCCTTGCCGCCCCTCTACCCCATCACCGACGCCAGCCTCGTGGAGCCGCTGTCGGCGCAGATCCGACGGTTGGGCGAGGCCGGCTTTCCGCTGGTGCAGTTCCGGGGCAAACCGCTCGGCGCGAAAGAGCAATGGATCGAATTACGCACCGCCCTGGCGGAAGCCGCGGCGAACGGCGGCTGGCCCATGGTCTGCGTGAACGACCGGGCCGACCTCGCCCTCCTGGCGGCCCGGGAGGGTCTGGTGCCCTGGGGTCTGCACCTGGGCCAGGGCGACCTGCCTGCCGCCGAGGCGAAGCGGCTGCCCGGTCTGGCCGAAGCGCACCTGGGCGCCTCCACCCATGAGGCCGGCGAATGGGAAGCCGTGGACGCCGCCTGCGACCATGCCGGGGTGGGACCCTTCCGCGGCACGCGCACCAAGGCCGGCCACGCCGCGCCCATCGGGCTGGAGGGACTCCGGGCCGGCTGTGCCGCGCTGCGGGCCCAGGACCTCGCGCCCGTGGCCATCGGGGGCCTGACGCTCGCGGATGCCGCGGCCTGCTTCGAGGCCGGGGCCGAGTCCCTGGCCATGGTGGGTGAGGTCCACCGGACGGACGATCCCGCGGCCCTGGGCTGGGAGGTCCAGCGGCAGCGCTGGCGGGTGCGCCCGCCGTTCCGGCGCGGCCAGGGCCTCGCGATTGTCGGCGGCAGCGGGGCCGGCAAGACCACCCTGGGCCGCGAGCTGGCCCGGCGTCTGGCCCTGCCCTTCCACGACCTGGACGGGGCCATCGAGGCCCGGGAGGGGCGCCCGGTGGCCGCGATCTTCTCCGCCGGTGGCGAGTCCGCCTTCCGGGCGCTGGAATCGGCCCTCCTCCCGGACCTGCTGGCCACGCCGGCCGTGGTGGCCCTGGGGGGCGGGGCCTGGGAATCCCCCGTCAACCGGGAGGCGGTGCGAACCGCCGGTTTCGCCCCTCTCTGGCTGGCGGAAGCGCCCGCCCGGGCCTGGGTACGGGCCGGGCAGGACCCCAACCGCCCCCTGGCCCAGGACCGGGCCGCCTTCATGGCCCGGTGGGCCGCCCGGCAGCCCGCCTGGTCGCTGGCGCCGATGGCCCTCGCCTTTGGTCACAGTTCCCGGGAGCTGGCTTCGGCCTTGCTAGACTGGTGA
- a CDS encoding M28 family peptidase: MGPWTFAFLAAALVAPVPPSGSETAVAARLRRDVDYLASPALKGRGNGYPELEQAAGRIAREWKALGLKAEIQRFPFIAKVVREQQEAVLLHGDEGRPLVWGRDLEALGFSGDADFRNKPLAFLGYGVQIPGGYDDLAGIELKGRVAVIARAVPDLDAFAHLPRGERSLLARLKRLETAQVAAVLVLEEGGLRPLQREEGPVKFDIPVLGLSPEALGAACGDLQARFKTIKATGKPASQDFIYAPWTALTLKLKLRREEAQVPNVVAVIPGRDPKLRKEYIVLGAHLDHLGLGERHSMGGAETRGQVHPGADDNASGTAMVVELARELKKARPRRSILLMHFGGEEEGLLGSSYWVQHPTHPLESVKFMLNFDMVGRLDPKAPKLMMGGLGAPKSAVEAAKKLAPEGFAISADVGASVGGSDHMSFSQAKIPTFFFFTGIHGEYHRPTDTADRINFEGMAKLAPFGRAVALDLANADTLPAFDPETAKLPMKGDGGPMRIAFGTIPDYSDNPKGFRINGVSKGSTAEALGLQAGDILTKFGERPIKSIYDFMAALGAHKPGDKALIQWLRGEQTMQAEATLRGRP; the protein is encoded by the coding sequence ATGGGCCCCTGGACTTTTGCCTTCCTCGCCGCGGCCCTCGTGGCGCCGGTGCCGCCCTCCGGCTCCGAGACGGCCGTGGCCGCCCGGTTGCGCCGCGATGTGGACTACCTGGCCTCGCCGGCCCTCAAGGGCCGCGGCAACGGCTACCCCGAGCTGGAGCAGGCCGCCGGTCGCATCGCGCGGGAGTGGAAGGCCCTGGGCCTGAAGGCGGAGATCCAGCGGTTCCCGTTCATCGCCAAGGTGGTGCGCGAGCAGCAGGAGGCCGTGCTGCTTCACGGCGACGAGGGCCGGCCCCTGGTGTGGGGCCGAGACCTCGAGGCCCTGGGTTTCAGCGGCGACGCGGATTTCCGGAACAAGCCCCTGGCCTTCCTGGGCTACGGCGTGCAGATCCCCGGCGGGTACGACGACCTGGCGGGCATCGAACTGAAGGGTCGCGTGGCGGTGATCGCCCGGGCCGTGCCGGATCTGGACGCCTTCGCCCACCTGCCCCGGGGCGAGCGGAGCCTGCTGGCCCGCCTCAAGCGCCTGGAGACGGCCCAGGTGGCCGCGGTCCTCGTGCTGGAAGAGGGCGGGCTCCGGCCCCTGCAGCGGGAAGAGGGGCCGGTGAAGTTCGACATCCCGGTCCTGGGCCTCTCCCCGGAGGCGCTCGGCGCGGCCTGCGGCGATCTCCAGGCCCGGTTCAAGACCATCAAGGCGACGGGCAAGCCCGCCAGCCAGGACTTCATCTACGCGCCCTGGACCGCCCTTACGCTGAAGCTGAAGCTCCGCCGCGAAGAAGCCCAGGTGCCCAATGTGGTGGCGGTGATCCCCGGCCGAGATCCCAAGCTCAGGAAGGAATACATCGTCCTCGGCGCGCACCTCGACCACCTCGGCCTGGGCGAGCGGCACAGCATGGGCGGCGCCGAGACCCGCGGCCAGGTGCATCCCGGCGCCGACGACAACGCCTCGGGAACGGCGATGGTGGTGGAACTGGCGCGGGAGCTGAAGAAGGCCCGGCCCCGGCGCTCCATCCTGCTGATGCATTTCGGAGGCGAGGAGGAGGGCCTGCTGGGCTCGAGCTACTGGGTGCAGCACCCGACCCACCCTCTGGAATCCGTGAAGTTCATGCTCAACTTCGACATGGTGGGCCGCCTGGATCCCAAGGCGCCCAAGCTGATGATGGGCGGCCTGGGCGCCCCGAAATCCGCCGTGGAGGCGGCGAAGAAGCTCGCCCCCGAGGGCTTCGCCATCAGCGCCGATGTGGGCGCCAGCGTGGGCGGCTCGGACCACATGAGCTTCTCGCAGGCGAAGATCCCCACCTTCTTCTTCTTCACCGGCATCCACGGCGAGTACCACCGGCCCACGGACACGGCGGACCGCATCAACTTCGAGGGCATGGCGAAGCTCGCGCCCTTCGGGCGGGCGGTGGCGCTGGATCTGGCCAACGCCGACACGCTGCCCGCCTTCGACCCCGAGACCGCCAAGCTGCCCATGAAGGGCGACGGCGGCCCCATGCGCATCGCCTTCGGCACCATCCCGGACTACTCGGACAATCCGAAGGGGTTCCGCATCAACGGCGTCTCCAAGGGCTCCACCGCCGAGGCCCTCGGCCTCCAGGCCGGCGACATCCTCACGAAGTTCGGCGAGCGGCCCATCAAGAGCATCTACGATTTCATGGCTGCCCTGGGCGCCCACAAGCCCGGCGACAAGGCCCTGATCCAATGGCTGCGCGGCGAGCAGACCATGCAGGCGGAAGCCACCCTGCGGGGCCGCCCATGA
- a CDS encoding metallophosphoesterase family protein — protein MDLILSDLHSNLHALRAVLRFARRRAIHRFVLLGDLVGYGAHPNQLLDKVRELRPRFMVRGNHDKVCAGLEPDSSFSLPARQAADWTREKLRQDNWRFLVDLPVGPLWVGEDYQIAHGSPVDEDAYLLHMREISQAFDAFECQLCFFGHTHLPGCFELDEIQGRLNWISPEPGEWFELQAHCRYLVNPGSVGQPRDRDPRVSFMTFDPKRRRLRLHRLDYDVKGAAKAILAAGLHRNLADRLGQGI, from the coding sequence TTGGATCTGATCCTGTCCGATCTGCACTCGAACCTGCACGCCCTCCGGGCCGTGCTGCGCTTCGCGCGGCGGCGGGCCATCCACCGCTTCGTCCTGCTGGGCGACCTGGTGGGCTACGGCGCCCATCCCAACCAGCTGCTGGACAAGGTGCGGGAGCTGCGGCCCCGCTTCATGGTGCGGGGCAATCACGACAAGGTCTGCGCGGGTCTGGAGCCCGATTCCAGCTTCAGCCTGCCCGCCCGGCAGGCCGCGGACTGGACCCGGGAGAAGCTGCGGCAGGACAACTGGCGCTTCCTGGTGGACCTGCCGGTAGGGCCCCTCTGGGTGGGCGAGGACTACCAGATCGCCCACGGGTCACCCGTGGACGAAGACGCCTATCTGCTTCACATGCGCGAGATCAGCCAGGCTTTCGATGCCTTCGAGTGCCAGCTCTGCTTCTTCGGCCACACCCACCTGCCCGGCTGCTTCGAGCTGGACGAGATCCAGGGCCGCCTGAACTGGATCAGCCCCGAGCCCGGGGAATGGTTCGAGCTCCAGGCGCACTGTCGCTACCTGGTGAATCCGGGCTCCGTGGGCCAGCCCCGGGACCGCGATCCCCGCGTGTCCTTCATGACCTTCGACCCCAAGCGCCGCCGTCTGCGCCTGCACCGCCTCGATTACGATGTGAAGGGCGCGGCCAAGGCCATCCTGGCCGCGGGGCTGCACCGCAACCTGGCAGACCGGCTGGGCCAAGGCATTTGA
- a CDS encoding ABC transporter ATP-binding protein — translation MSEQGAFFQSDRVDQRPMRHALLWRLAGYLRPQWAALLALLVLMALGAFLEVLPSELTLRLINRFMGQGSLKGAAPMVAGFFGVLIAGFLVSFARYFLLAKVGQKAMLDLRVQLFAHLMGRSTEFFHRNPVGRLMTRVTSDVQNLNEMFASGFVAIVGDALSLLAIVAWMFWTHPGMALVALGILPFLLVATEVFRRRAGEAFRETQRRYAAINAFLQEQISGMGLVQVNAQEAHSSQQFRNLNEDYFQAFLRTIFAYAVFFPVVEFITSGTLAALIFYAGFKLQAGAITWGLLLAFIQQSSRFFRPIRELAERYNVMQTALASSERIFRLLDNREEIPEAPGAKPAVFAGEIRFDEVTFAYEEGGRKVVRALSGLIPKGKRIAVVGHTGAGKSTLINLLMRFYDVHEGRITVDGVDVRELKIRSLRDLFGLVLQDVFVFSGTLRDNIVLDRPMDEARLTSVLEQSQLKDLVGRLPQGLDTQVGERGQKLSAGERQLLAFARMLYLEPAVLLLDEATANIDSETEAKIQTVIERVSHRLTTFTIAHRLSTIRDADEIWVMDQGALVERGTHDGLISQDGVYAKLVRLQFADGEAA, via the coding sequence ATGTCCGAACAGGGAGCTTTCTTCCAATCCGACCGGGTCGACCAGCGCCCCATGCGCCATGCCCTGCTGTGGCGCCTCGCCGGCTACCTCCGGCCCCAGTGGGCGGCACTCCTGGCCCTCCTGGTCCTGATGGCCCTCGGCGCTTTCCTGGAAGTGCTGCCCTCGGAACTCACCCTGCGCCTCATCAACCGCTTCATGGGCCAGGGCAGCCTGAAGGGTGCCGCCCCCATGGTGGCGGGCTTCTTCGGCGTGCTCATCGCGGGCTTCCTCGTCAGCTTCGCCCGCTACTTCCTCCTGGCCAAGGTCGGCCAGAAGGCCATGCTCGACCTCCGCGTCCAGCTCTTCGCGCACCTCATGGGCCGCAGCACGGAGTTCTTCCACCGGAATCCCGTGGGCCGCCTCATGACCCGCGTCACCAGCGATGTCCAGAACCTGAACGAAATGTTCGCCTCGGGCTTCGTAGCCATCGTGGGGGACGCCCTGTCCCTGCTGGCCATCGTGGCCTGGATGTTCTGGACCCACCCCGGCATGGCCCTGGTGGCGCTGGGCATCCTGCCCTTCCTGCTGGTGGCCACGGAGGTCTTCCGCCGCCGGGCGGGCGAGGCCTTCCGCGAAACCCAGCGGCGCTACGCCGCCATCAACGCCTTCCTCCAGGAGCAGATCTCCGGCATGGGCCTGGTGCAGGTCAACGCCCAGGAAGCGCACAGCAGCCAGCAGTTCCGCAACCTCAACGAGGACTACTTCCAGGCCTTCCTGCGCACGATCTTCGCCTACGCCGTGTTCTTCCCCGTGGTGGAGTTCATCACCTCCGGCACCCTGGCGGCGCTCATCTTCTACGCGGGCTTCAAGCTCCAGGCCGGGGCCATCACCTGGGGCCTGCTGCTGGCCTTCATCCAGCAGTCCAGCCGCTTCTTCCGGCCCATCCGTGAACTGGCCGAACGCTACAATGTGATGCAGACCGCCCTGGCTTCCAGCGAACGCATCTTCCGGCTGTTGGACAACCGCGAGGAGATCCCCGAAGCGCCGGGGGCCAAGCCCGCCGTCTTCGCGGGGGAGATCCGGTTCGACGAAGTGACCTTCGCCTACGAGGAGGGCGGCCGGAAGGTCGTGCGCGCCCTCAGCGGCCTCATCCCCAAGGGCAAGCGCATCGCCGTGGTGGGCCACACCGGGGCCGGCAAGAGCACCCTCATCAACCTGCTGATGCGCTTCTACGATGTGCACGAGGGCCGGATCACCGTGGATGGCGTGGATGTGCGAGAGCTCAAGATCCGCAGCCTGCGCGACCTCTTCGGCCTGGTGCTCCAGGATGTCTTCGTCTTTTCCGGCACCCTACGCGACAACATCGTGCTGGACCGGCCCATGGACGAGGCCCGCCTGACCTCGGTCCTGGAGCAGAGCCAGCTCAAGGACCTGGTGGGCCGCCTGCCCCAGGGCCTGGATACCCAGGTGGGCGAGCGCGGGCAGAAGCTCAGCGCCGGGGAGCGGCAGCTGCTGGCCTTCGCCCGCATGCTCTACCTGGAGCCCGCCGTCCTGCTGCTCGACGAGGCCACGGCCAACATCGATTCCGAGACCGAGGCCAAGATCCAGACCGTCATCGAGCGCGTGAGCCACCGCCTCACCACCTTCACCATCGCCCACCGCCTGTCCACCATCCGCGACGCCGACGAGATCTGGGTCATGGACCAGGGCGCCCTCGTCGAGCGCGGCACCCATGACGGCCTCATCAGCCAGGATGGCGTCTACGCCAAGCTGGTGCGGCTGCAGTTCGCGGACGGCGAGGCGGCCTAG